From a single Pirellulaceae bacterium genomic region:
- a CDS encoding discoidin domain-containing protein — protein MNLFGYFESLLHTRFSDKQLVFRNFGWPADEVGNQQRPDNYTTIDDPLVEFGPELFICCFGFNEHFAGDAPAVIDQFKQNYRNWIAKKQADFAKPDRPVRFILVSPIAYEQTNNELLPAGQSQNAVLAKYAEAIESLAQQLNVPYIDLFTPTQEAFADRVGEQFTINGIHLNQAGDRLIAQQMDQQLFSAPHPTGTDVSVIERVRAAVNDKSWYHSQDYRMLNGWYVYGGRRTWDTQTFPGEYQKIRKMVAVRDQYVWDLAAGRPVPDQPDDSQTGEVFIPETMFGTRDDGFRDKREPKTLQYPTPEESIAQMKVPEGFEVQLFASEREFPELANPTQIAFDTKGRLWVSCMVNYPQWLPGAAKPGDKLLIFEDTNGDGRADVCKTFYDKLICPTGFEFHQDGVLVVDEPRIIFLRDTDGDDRADEVTQVIDGIATDDTHHAMGAWEWSHGGRLYMLEGIAMSTTMETPWGPFRNKGPSGVYVLDPLSWRFQYFRTPGYGNPWCMVFDPWGMGTVGDGTGAQQHWSSPLSGYDVPQRRTLRPNFDNQGMRPVIGSEFLLSRHLPEEVQGQFIYACVINMHGLTRFQVGDEPDTAGYAGKRIEDLIDSTDNFFRPIDPQIGPDGAIWFGDWCNALIGHMQYSQRDPNRDHQHGRMYRLVYRPKPLLEPVLQHGQSIEVLLEQLEEYEPRTRYRARRELRARPKPQVLAAVDRWIAAADSSPNKLCEALWLQESFRQLDPKLVDRILASDEMRARAAAVHCVSNEFLRFEPTLQVLKRAVHDPEPRVRLEAVRGLSYLQSAEAARAALEVTQHPLDYWIEYTLEHTLQALRPHVDAALQRGDFLADAPNLRRYYDDFKLQTGPGGDAVKPLKDAEDPQLPGHKRRAAMRALGRISGGDAGRGQVVFSRVCAGCHRIGNAGQEFGPRLDMVGARFSKEDIIRHTLDPNAEIAKGYETVQVLTVDGEVINGFILRESPQALILGVATQDGKGKEVVVPMDSIERRTDLKASSMPEGLAKTIAPIEFLDLITYLSSLDAPTPVVIDGWTQTALADQGPLRNHGELIEISRAAEVAYPADFPAHWMKHSALLLSAVDATKREFAFHSSEQSSSSPAIVIRLAESGHVGHIAIENRRNSQFYARAKNLAVWISDDGQQWQQVWKSVEPAENYAVDLPAGTRARFVKIGLDGDGTFHLNQVVIYGKR, from the coding sequence ATGAACCTGTTCGGGTATTTCGAGTCGCTGTTGCACACACGGTTTTCCGACAAGCAACTTGTGTTTCGCAATTTCGGTTGGCCGGCCGATGAAGTTGGCAATCAACAGCGGCCAGACAACTATACGACGATCGACGATCCCTTAGTTGAGTTCGGACCCGAACTGTTTATTTGCTGCTTCGGTTTCAATGAGCATTTTGCAGGCGATGCGCCGGCTGTTATCGACCAATTCAAACAAAACTACCGCAATTGGATCGCCAAGAAACAAGCCGACTTTGCCAAGCCCGATCGCCCCGTGCGCTTCATCCTGGTCAGCCCCATCGCCTATGAACAAACCAACAATGAACTACTGCCGGCTGGCCAATCTCAAAATGCCGTGCTGGCTAAATATGCTGAAGCAATCGAGTCTCTGGCACAGCAGTTGAACGTTCCCTACATCGACTTATTTACGCCCACTCAAGAGGCCTTTGCTGATCGGGTTGGCGAGCAATTTACCATCAACGGCATTCATCTGAATCAAGCTGGCGACCGTCTGATTGCTCAGCAGATGGACCAGCAACTGTTTTCTGCACCACATCCCACGGGTACCGATGTGTCGGTGATCGAACGTGTGCGGGCGGCGGTGAATGACAAATCGTGGTATCACTCACAAGATTATCGCATGCTAAACGGTTGGTACGTATACGGCGGACGCCGCACGTGGGACACACAAACTTTTCCCGGCGAGTACCAGAAGATTCGTAAGATGGTGGCGGTGCGCGACCAGTACGTCTGGGACTTGGCGGCCGGCCGACCGGTGCCAGACCAGCCCGACGATTCGCAAACCGGCGAAGTTTTCATTCCCGAAACCATGTTCGGTACTCGCGATGATGGGTTTCGCGATAAGCGCGAGCCTAAGACGCTGCAGTATCCGACGCCAGAAGAGTCGATCGCGCAAATGAAGGTACCGGAGGGCTTCGAAGTCCAATTATTTGCATCCGAACGAGAATTTCCCGAGTTGGCCAACCCCACGCAAATCGCTTTTGACACCAAAGGTCGATTGTGGGTGTCTTGCATGGTGAACTATCCTCAATGGTTGCCGGGCGCTGCCAAACCGGGCGACAAGCTGTTGATCTTTGAAGACACCAACGGCGACGGTCGGGCCGATGTCTGTAAGACCTTCTATGACAAGTTGATTTGTCCAACCGGTTTTGAGTTTCACCAAGATGGCGTGCTGGTTGTAGACGAACCGCGTATCATTTTTTTGCGCGATACAGACGGCGATGATCGCGCCGATGAAGTAACGCAGGTCATTGACGGCATTGCCACCGACGATACGCACCACGCGATGGGAGCTTGGGAGTGGTCGCACGGTGGACGGTTGTACATGCTGGAAGGCATTGCCATGTCCACCACCATGGAAACGCCCTGGGGACCGTTTCGCAATAAAGGACCGTCGGGGGTCTACGTGCTCGACCCGCTTTCTTGGCGGTTTCAGTATTTTCGCACACCTGGCTACGGCAATCCGTGGTGCATGGTATTTGACCCCTGGGGCATGGGCACCGTCGGCGATGGCACGGGAGCGCAGCAACATTGGTCCAGTCCGCTATCCGGCTACGACGTTCCGCAGCGACGCACCCTGCGACCGAATTTTGATAATCAAGGCATGCGACCGGTTATCGGCAGTGAATTCCTGTTGTCGCGACATTTACCCGAAGAGGTACAAGGACAATTCATCTATGCCTGCGTAATTAACATGCACGGGCTGACGCGCTTCCAGGTGGGCGATGAACCTGACACCGCTGGTTACGCGGGCAAGCGAATCGAAGACTTAATCGACTCGACTGACAATTTCTTCCGTCCTATCGATCCACAAATAGGACCCGACGGAGCCATTTGGTTTGGCGATTGGTGCAACGCGCTGATCGGACACATGCAATATTCGCAGCGCGATCCTAATCGCGATCATCAGCACGGCCGTATGTACCGCCTGGTTTACAGGCCGAAGCCACTGCTCGAGCCGGTGTTACAACACGGCCAATCCATCGAGGTGTTATTGGAGCAGTTGGAAGAGTATGAACCGAGAACTCGATATCGCGCGCGGCGTGAATTGCGGGCCCGACCCAAGCCCCAAGTCCTAGCTGCTGTCGATCGCTGGATCGCCGCCGCGGACTCATCGCCCAACAAATTGTGTGAGGCGCTGTGGCTGCAAGAGAGTTTCCGGCAACTGGATCCAAAACTGGTGGACCGCATCCTGGCGAGCGACGAAATGCGGGCGCGGGCGGCGGCCGTACATTGCGTGTCCAACGAGTTCCTGCGCTTTGAGCCTACACTGCAGGTGCTCAAGCGCGCCGTCCATGATCCGGAGCCCAGAGTGCGACTGGAGGCGGTGCGCGGCCTGAGTTATCTGCAGTCCGCCGAGGCAGCTCGGGCTGCTCTGGAAGTCACGCAGCATCCGCTGGATTACTGGATCGAATACACGCTGGAGCATACTTTGCAAGCTTTGCGTCCGCACGTCGACGCCGCTTTACAACGTGGCGATTTTTTGGCAGATGCTCCCAATTTGCGCCGGTACTATGATGATTTCAAGTTGCAGACTGGTCCCGGTGGCGATGCGGTCAAGCCGCTGAAGGACGCCGAAGATCCACAACTGCCTGGTCACAAGCGCCGTGCCGCCATGCGCGCCCTGGGGCGCATTTCAGGTGGTGACGCTGGACGTGGCCAGGTCGTGTTTTCGCGTGTGTGTGCCGGTTGCCATCGCATCGGTAATGCCGGTCAGGAGTTTGGCCCTCGCCTGGATATGGTCGGTGCGAGATTCTCCAAAGAAGACATAATTCGACACACGCTGGATCCCAACGCCGAAATTGCCAAGGGCTACGAGACAGTTCAAGTACTGACGGTCGACGGTGAAGTGATCAACGGCTTCATTCTGCGCGAATCGCCGCAAGCATTGATATTGGGCGTTGCCACGCAGGACGGCAAGGGCAAGGAGGTTGTCGTGCCCATGGACAGCATCGAGCGGCGGACGGATCTGAAAGCCAGTTCGATGCCTGAAGGTTTGGCCAAGACCATTGCGCCAATCGAATTCCTGGACTTGATTACCTATCTTTCATCGCTGGACGCTCCAACGCCTGTCGTCATTGACGGTTGGACGCAGACGGCTCTGGCCGATCAAGGGCCGCTGCGCAATCACGGCGAATTGATTGAGATTTCGCGTGCGGCAGAGGTCGCCTACCCGGCCGATTTTCCGGCTCATTGGATGAAGCATTCGGCACTGCTGCTCAGCGCCGTGGACGCAACCAAGCGCGAGTTTGCCTTCCATTCGAGCGAGCAGTCCAGTTCCTCTCCGGCGATTGTAATTCGCCTAGCGGAATCCGGACATGTTGGTCACATCGCCATTGAGAATCGTCGTAATTCTCAGTTTTATGCGCGGGCCAAAAACTTGGCTGTGTGGATATCGGACGACGGTCAGCAGTGGCAGCAAGTATGGAAGAGCGTCGAACCAGCCGAGAACTATGCGGTCGACCTGCCGGCGGGAACGCGGGCAAGATTCGTTAAGATCGGTTTGGATGGTGACGGCACCTTTCATCTCAACCAAGTCGTCATCTATGGCAAACGTTAG
- a CDS encoding acyl-CoA/acyl-ACP dehydrogenase yields MSQATQERPPVKSKSQDDKAGSDAISLILAQAGRTAEEIASLATLDDADRAAEQQFSGEAPTLTTLFGNLRATELDAGSFSPAPDVAEAMAACLEFVVQRKKDGTLLDHQKMLFHDDTLAGLAQRGFFGLAIPKEYAGSGAKLGDLGPLLRALTLVHPDLAVMFEVHNFLGPVTPLLDFGTEEQKQYYLPRMARGELLGSFALTEPGVGADPSRLSLTARRDGDRYLVSGVKWPITNVVYGGLCVLILKIEGDGLPKGRDSAMLLFETPKADNENFRMIRNRLCAFDYLWNARFRLTDCPVPAKNLLGPAGRGLAQAFSSLAKGRGGICVNSAAKIFRLLAQLIQDPEVIEKKSENTLRNGHGGWTSFRSTFGKPIGNAPRIQTWMGRAICHALASRVLGDVCFRLAANNVRDESMGMIAKVFASKALLETAIHAYQIQGGRAVHLDERRYNVRRSGEAAGQDENLIENYIGENMHEFAIATVYEGPNPVLADVGAPNAMTRDVRTKYLEPIGLAEAKGGLGLIAKAKFGLFIAKTVIGSFNPRVGSLDGVRHMTPLKERLIRRGLRRNRALGRKILLIIARYQKNFMDQSFLLGDEGGVFDQLSVSTAAMCYAIALDKTQPEYAQVAEALDMEATLMSKSRAPSPDLYRLWAEIGQKVMDPSSVLYRDLIADVQVSRIPLDPRHVSRYI; encoded by the coding sequence ATGTCCCAAGCCACTCAAGAACGTCCACCGGTTAAGTCCAAATCCCAAGATGACAAGGCAGGCTCGGATGCGATTTCGCTCATATTGGCTCAAGCTGGCCGAACTGCCGAAGAGATCGCTTCATTGGCGACACTGGATGATGCCGATCGCGCCGCTGAGCAGCAGTTCTCGGGCGAGGCACCTACGCTGACAACGCTGTTTGGCAACCTGCGGGCCACAGAACTGGACGCGGGCAGTTTTAGTCCTGCTCCGGACGTAGCCGAAGCCATGGCGGCCTGCCTGGAATTCGTGGTTCAACGCAAGAAAGACGGCACGCTTTTGGATCATCAGAAGATGCTGTTCCACGATGACACTCTAGCTGGCCTGGCTCAACGCGGATTCTTTGGTCTGGCCATTCCCAAAGAGTATGCTGGCAGTGGAGCCAAACTGGGTGACTTGGGACCACTGTTGCGGGCGTTGACTTTGGTGCATCCCGATTTGGCTGTGATGTTTGAAGTCCACAACTTCTTGGGACCGGTCACGCCGCTGTTGGACTTCGGCACAGAGGAACAGAAACAATACTACCTGCCTCGCATGGCCCGTGGGGAATTGCTGGGCTCCTTTGCATTGACCGAACCCGGCGTGGGGGCCGATCCCAGCCGCCTATCGCTGACCGCTCGGCGCGACGGCGATCGCTATTTAGTCTCCGGAGTCAAATGGCCCATCACCAACGTGGTCTACGGAGGACTGTGCGTACTGATTCTGAAGATCGAAGGCGATGGACTGCCCAAGGGTCGCGACTCGGCCATGCTGCTGTTTGAAACGCCCAAGGCTGACAATGAAAACTTCCGTATGATACGCAACCGGTTGTGCGCATTTGACTATCTATGGAATGCGAGATTCCGACTGACCGACTGCCCCGTCCCGGCCAAGAACCTACTTGGTCCTGCCGGACGCGGACTGGCTCAAGCCTTTAGCTCGCTGGCCAAGGGCCGTGGTGGCATTTGCGTCAATAGCGCGGCCAAAATCTTCCGCTTGCTGGCCCAGTTGATCCAAGACCCCGAAGTCATCGAGAAGAAGTCCGAAAATACGCTGCGCAACGGGCATGGCGGGTGGACCTCGTTCCGCAGTACGTTTGGCAAGCCCATCGGCAATGCACCGCGCATTCAAACATGGATGGGGCGGGCGATTTGCCACGCGCTGGCCAGTCGAGTCCTGGGCGATGTCTGCTTCCGCTTGGCAGCCAATAACGTGCGCGACGAGTCGATGGGCATGATCGCCAAGGTGTTTGCCAGCAAGGCGCTGTTGGAAACTGCGATTCACGCTTACCAGATTCAGGGGGGGCGAGCTGTTCACCTGGACGAGCGACGATATAACGTTCGTCGCAGCGGTGAAGCCGCCGGTCAGGATGAAAACCTGATCGAGAACTACATCGGCGAGAACATGCACGAGTTCGCGATTGCCACGGTGTACGAAGGCCCCAATCCAGTGCTGGCCGATGTGGGGGCTCCCAACGCGATGACTCGCGACGTCCGCACCAAGTATTTGGAACCGATCGGATTGGCCGAGGCGAAGGGCGGCTTGGGCCTGATCGCTAAGGCCAAGTTCGGCCTGTTTATCGCCAAAACGGTCATAGGTTCGTTCAATCCGCGGGTGGGGTCACTCGACGGCGTGCGGCACATGACACCGCTGAAGGAACGGTTGATCCGCCGCGGCCTGCGACGCAATCGAGCGCTGGGCCGCAAAATCCTGCTGATCATCGCCCGCTATCAGAAGAACTTTATGGACCAAAGCTTTCTGCTTGGCGACGAGGGCGGTGTGTTTGATCAGTTGAGCGTCTCCACCGCAGCCATGTGCTACGCGATCGCCCTGGACAAGACGCAGCCCGAGTACGCTCAGGTCGCCGAAGCCTTGGATATGGAGGCCACGCTGATGTCCAAGAGTCGCGCGCCATCGCCAGACTTGTACCGGCTGTGGGCTGAGATCGGTCAAAAGGTCATGGACCCCAGCAGCGTTCTGTACCGCGATCTAATTGCCGATGTTCAAGTTAGCCGCATTCCGCTGGATCCACGCCACGTCAGCCGTTACATCTAA
- a CDS encoding enoyl-CoA hydratase/isomerase family protein, producing the protein MVTLNRPERRNALSIALMTQLIAQLEALAEDGQTRVVILRGAGPVFCAGLDLAEAQDRDLVGQSARCVAQTLSTLRYSSLVTIAALQGGAYAGGAGVIAACDMAVGTTDCQIGFPEARRGLLPALISDVLRTKLREGDLSELFLVGEPITAQRAHAIGLLQRIVEPSQLLSEAQRLAAGVLAGGPQTIRDTKKLLHHCYGHHAPQADQASSSIDEHLKARFSAEAAEGLQAFLDKRPPAWMQ; encoded by the coding sequence CTGGTTACACTGAATCGTCCTGAACGGCGTAATGCCTTGTCCATTGCGTTGATGACGCAGTTGATCGCCCAGCTCGAAGCATTGGCCGAAGATGGTCAAACACGAGTCGTCATACTGCGCGGTGCCGGTCCGGTGTTCTGCGCCGGGTTGGATTTGGCTGAAGCACAAGATCGCGATCTAGTGGGTCAGTCAGCCCGGTGTGTTGCGCAGACGCTCAGCACGCTTCGCTACTCCAGCCTGGTGACCATCGCTGCCCTGCAGGGCGGTGCCTACGCTGGAGGCGCGGGCGTCATCGCCGCTTGCGACATGGCCGTGGGGACAACCGATTGTCAAATTGGCTTTCCGGAAGCTCGTCGTGGTCTTTTGCCCGCTCTGATCAGCGATGTACTACGGACCAAACTGCGCGAAGGCGACTTGAGCGAGTTATTTTTAGTCGGCGAGCCGATCACAGCCCAGCGTGCACATGCGATCGGTCTGTTGCAACGCATAGTCGAGCCGTCGCAGTTGCTCAGTGAAGCCCAACGATTAGCGGCTGGCGTATTGGCCGGAGGCCCCCAAACCATACGTGATACAAAGAAGCTCCTGCATCACTGCTATGGCCATCATGCGCCCCAGGCCGATCAAGCCAGCAGTTCCATTGACGAACATCTCAAGGCGCGTTTCAGCGCCGAAGCCGCCGAAGGACTGCAAGCCTTTCTAGACAAGCGCCCGCCAGCCTGGATGCAATAA
- a CDS encoding arylsulfatase, whose protein sequence is MSRPPSNRSDFELHFFTIALFCLLINLLIPAVLADTPLGNSKSSVRPNIVLILADDLGYSDLGCYGGEIDTPNLDRLAAGGIRFTQFYNTARCWPTRGALLTGYYAQQIRRDALPDGLGGGRGQRPKWARLLPDYLKPAGYRCYHSGKWHIDGPVLAGGFDRSLDMRNQGNYFSARGNVVDDTPPMPADDESDYYATTATVDHALNCLIDHAAQHAEKPFFHYLAFIAPHFPLHARPPDIARYQDRYRNGWDAMRSARHQRQLDMGLIRTPLSPMEMDVGPPYHFPKALEVLGPGEVNRPVPWQQLDAVQQQFQATKMAIHAAMVDCMDREIGRVIQQLQTMGALDNTLLLFASDNGASAEIMVRDGGHDPAAPPGSAASYLCLGPGFSSACNTPFRRHKTWVHEGGISTPLIVHWPKGIAARGQLRTSPSHVIDVMPTVLEIAGIDQPTTWNDQPLPPAPGKSLVRAFQADVAIDRECLWWLHEGNRAVRVGDWKLVASASGPWELYNLRHDRAEQHNLAQTMPDKVAELSTVWQRNTDRFSQQAHADQSP, encoded by the coding sequence ATGTCGAGACCGCCTTCTAACCGCTCCGACTTTGAACTACATTTCTTTACTATCGCACTATTCTGCCTGCTTATCAATCTTTTGATTCCTGCGGTACTGGCCGACACACCGCTCGGCAACTCCAAGTCGTCTGTTCGCCCCAATATCGTCCTGATTTTGGCCGATGACTTGGGATATTCGGATCTTGGTTGTTATGGCGGCGAAATCGACACGCCCAATTTGGATCGACTGGCCGCCGGTGGCATACGATTCACTCAGTTTTATAACACGGCTCGCTGCTGGCCGACGCGCGGCGCGCTGCTGACGGGCTACTATGCGCAACAGATTCGCCGCGATGCCTTGCCTGATGGACTGGGGGGCGGTCGAGGCCAACGTCCGAAGTGGGCGCGGCTGCTGCCTGATTATCTGAAGCCTGCTGGATATCGCTGCTACCATAGCGGCAAGTGGCATATTGATGGTCCGGTGCTGGCCGGAGGGTTTGATCGTTCGCTGGACATGCGGAATCAAGGCAATTACTTTTCTGCGCGCGGAAATGTTGTCGACGACACTCCGCCAATGCCCGCTGACGATGAATCCGATTATTACGCCACGACGGCCACGGTCGATCATGCGCTAAACTGTCTAATAGATCATGCCGCCCAGCATGCCGAAAAACCTTTCTTTCACTACCTGGCTTTTATCGCTCCTCACTTTCCACTGCACGCCCGCCCGCCAGATATCGCACGCTACCAAGACCGTTATCGCAACGGGTGGGACGCCATGCGCAGCGCGCGCCATCAGCGGCAACTGGACATGGGGCTGATCCGCACCCCATTATCACCGATGGAAATGGACGTTGGACCACCCTACCATTTTCCCAAAGCTTTGGAGGTACTGGGGCCTGGCGAAGTCAATCGACCTGTGCCTTGGCAGCAATTAGACGCAGTGCAGCAACAGTTTCAGGCCACGAAAATGGCTATTCACGCGGCCATGGTCGACTGTATGGATCGCGAGATTGGCCGCGTTATCCAGCAGCTTCAGACGATGGGAGCGCTCGACAATACGCTGCTGCTGTTTGCATCTGACAATGGTGCCAGCGCTGAGATCATGGTGCGTGATGGAGGCCACGACCCGGCAGCTCCGCCGGGCAGTGCCGCCAGCTATCTGTGCCTGGGGCCAGGATTTTCCAGCGCCTGCAACACGCCCTTTCGGCGACACAAAACCTGGGTCCACGAAGGCGGCATCAGCACTCCACTGATCGTGCATTGGCCCAAAGGCATCGCGGCCCGTGGCCAACTGCGTACCTCGCCCAGCCATGTGATCGACGTTATGCCGACAGTGCTTGAGATCGCGGGAATCGACCAGCCGACTACCTGGAACGACCAACCGCTACCGCCCGCTCCTGGAAAAAGTTTAGTTAGGGCCTTCCAGGCCGATGTCGCTATCGACCGTGAATGTCTGTGGTGGTTACACGAAGGTAACCGCGCCGTGCGCGTCGGCGACTGGAAGCTAGTCGCCTCCGCCAGTGGACCTTGGGAACTGTATAATCTGCGCCATGATCGAGCCGAGCAGCACAATCTAGCTCAAACCATGCCCGACAAAGTCGCTGAGCTTTCAACCGTTTGGCAGCGCAACACCGATAGATTCAGCCAGCAAGCCCACGCCGACCAATCTCCGTAA
- a CDS encoding CoA pyrophosphatase: MIPVTQTEDSGYTGEIDPVSQPVERVLRGQLWRHQRQQARMRYCPQMSYGRHFAPPSPSARPAAVMIFIHQPEPHAHWSRCSIPLTVRPDYLADHPGQISLPGGRLEANETYQQAAIREFSEELGVTPFPGRILGPLLPLWVFNSNYRLQPYVAWHTGNIDYHPCPREVARVIHLPVAELLADSAVRYGTFGRGQVRWQAGLYQLDGDQIWGATAIILAEVAAIFRGLLESE; the protein is encoded by the coding sequence ATGATTCCCGTTACCCAGACCGAAGACTCGGGCTACACCGGTGAGATTGACCCGGTCAGTCAGCCGGTCGAGCGCGTGCTGCGCGGACAGTTGTGGCGCCACCAGCGCCAGCAGGCGCGCATGCGCTACTGTCCACAAATGAGCTATGGACGCCACTTTGCGCCGCCCAGTCCGTCCGCGCGGCCGGCGGCAGTGATGATCTTCATTCATCAGCCGGAGCCGCATGCGCACTGGAGCCGATGTTCGATACCGCTGACAGTGCGGCCCGACTATTTGGCGGATCATCCAGGTCAAATCTCGCTGCCCGGTGGACGGCTGGAAGCCAACGAGACGTATCAGCAGGCGGCCATCCGCGAGTTTAGCGAAGAGCTGGGTGTGACGCCATTTCCGGGCCGAATTCTAGGACCGCTGCTACCGCTGTGGGTATTCAACAGCAACTATCGACTGCAGCCTTACGTGGCGTGGCACACCGGCAACATTGACTATCACCCCTGTCCGCGCGAAGTGGCCCGTGTGATTCACTTGCCGGTCGCGGAGCTGCTAGCCGATAGCGCCGTACGTTACGGCACGTTTGGTCGTGGCCAGGTGCGCTGGCAGGCCGGGCTCTATCAATTGGACGGCGATCAAATCTGGGGTGCCACCGCCATCATCCTCGCCGAAGTCGCCGCCATCTTCCGCGGGCTGTTGGAGTCAGAGTAG
- a CDS encoding HEAT repeat domain-containing protein — protein sequence MNRRTMLMPLAAGVTILAQWLSAAVCWADRFQLKDGRLFSGSVVKADTVELDERQQTRWTVEIEPGVIVRIQQSDMNRNGHVGVDEREAEYQQKIVKLPDTADAHYRAAQWCSQQGLHDLARAHYLRTIDLNPEHKEARAAVKHTRSSDSGRWVKRDDVMSNRGKVFHEGKWKFPEYIPMDEAVQDEAKRRAQLQKEITRWHHDAATGSGEKAQQALAYLSQVDNPLAIEYVSQLLLDKQKSGQPPATALLKQTYIGVLNKFDSPSAAVTLAQVCVNDALPAVRNAALDALGRGAWQSAMPVLVSYLRHANNELVNRAGFALGQLNAQEAILPLIEALSTKHEFQTAGNTNYSPTAGGLSMGGPKKRTVELNNDRVHSALAQITGQGQLGFDKSGWKAWYASVYAPPVDDLRRDP from the coding sequence ATGAATCGAAGGACGATGTTGATGCCTTTGGCTGCGGGAGTGACGATTCTCGCGCAGTGGCTGAGCGCTGCAGTGTGCTGGGCCGACCGCTTCCAGCTCAAGGATGGCCGTTTGTTCAGTGGGAGCGTTGTCAAAGCCGATACGGTGGAGTTGGACGAACGTCAGCAGACTCGCTGGACAGTTGAAATAGAACCGGGGGTCATTGTTCGCATCCAACAGTCCGACATGAATCGCAACGGTCATGTTGGGGTCGATGAACGCGAGGCGGAGTATCAACAAAAGATCGTCAAGTTGCCGGATACGGCCGACGCGCACTATCGGGCGGCTCAGTGGTGTAGCCAACAGGGGCTGCATGATCTGGCGCGAGCCCACTACCTGCGCACGATCGACTTGAACCCAGAGCACAAAGAGGCCCGAGCTGCCGTCAAGCATACTCGCAGCAGCGACTCTGGACGCTGGGTCAAACGCGATGACGTGATGTCCAATCGTGGCAAGGTGTTTCATGAGGGCAAGTGGAAGTTTCCCGAATACATTCCTATGGATGAAGCTGTGCAGGATGAGGCCAAGCGGCGAGCACAGCTTCAGAAAGAGATTACCCGCTGGCATCATGATGCGGCCACCGGCAGCGGTGAGAAAGCGCAGCAGGCGCTGGCGTATCTGAGTCAAGTCGATAATCCACTGGCCATCGAGTATGTTTCGCAGCTACTACTGGACAAGCAGAAGTCTGGGCAACCACCGGCGACCGCTCTGCTGAAGCAAACGTACATCGGAGTATTGAACAAATTCGATAGCCCATCGGCAGCCGTCACCTTGGCACAGGTTTGTGTTAACGACGCGCTGCCTGCCGTGCGCAATGCAGCACTGGATGCTTTGGGGCGTGGAGCATGGCAGTCGGCCATGCCAGTGCTCGTGTCCTATCTGCGCCATGCCAACAACGAATTGGTCAATCGCGCGGGTTTTGCGCTGGGTCAGTTGAATGCTCAGGAGGCGATTCTGCCGTTGATCGAAGCGCTGTCCACTAAGCATGAATTCCAAACAGCCGGCAATACGAACTACTCGCCCACGGCAGGCGGTTTGAGTATGGGGGGACCGAAGAAGCGGACGGTGGAGCTGAACAACGACCGGGTTCACAGTGCGTTGGCCCAAATTACCGGTCAAGGACAACTGGGATTTGACAAGTCTGGTTGGAAGGCTTGGTACGCCAGCGTCTACGCGCCGCCGGTCGACGACCTGCGCCGCGATCCTTAA